The following proteins are encoded in a genomic region of Maribacter hydrothermalis:
- a CDS encoding ABC transporter ATPase codes for MLVEFNILPETARVWIYQCNRSFSDAEIVDISSDLDSFLESWTAHGNDLNAGYELKYKRFIIIALDQTSQGATGCSIDASVHFIQALEKKYDVLLLDKMNVSYKQGEFVAYKSLLDFKAMAKQKAISKNTIVFNNLVTNKGEYQEHWEVPASESWHARFL; via the coding sequence TTGCTAGTAGAATTTAATATATTACCAGAAACAGCTAGAGTTTGGATCTATCAATGCAATCGTTCATTTTCTGATGCCGAAATTGTTGATATCAGTTCAGATTTAGATTCTTTTTTGGAATCATGGACGGCACATGGCAATGATTTAAATGCTGGTTATGAGCTTAAATATAAGCGGTTTATTATTATTGCTTTAGACCAAACAAGCCAAGGGGCTACTGGTTGTTCTATTGATGCATCGGTACATTTTATTCAAGCCTTGGAAAAAAAATATGATGTTCTTTTACTTGATAAAATGAATGTATCGTATAAGCAAGGAGAATTTGTAGCCTATAAAAGTCTATTAGATTTTAAAGCGATGGCTAAACAAAAAGCAATATCTAAAAATACCATTGTATTTAATAATTTGGTCACAAATAAAGGAGAATATCAAGAGCATTGGGAAGTGCCGGCTTCTGAGAGCTGGCATGCTCGGTTTTTATAA